Proteins from one Amycolatopsis benzoatilytica AK 16/65 genomic window:
- a CDS encoding phosphonatase-like hydrolase, translating into MSAGIELVVLDLAGTTVRDDGAVEAAFAEALETAGVPADSPERAEVDAYVRDTMGQSKIEVFRALFAEDDVAEQANLAFEKAFAAHAIEAAEPLPGAAEAIDKLQAQGRKVCLSTGFSAETRDALLARLGWTEVADLVMCPSDAGRGRPFPDLVLTAVLRLGISDVRAVAVAGDTGFDMLTGRRAGASVVAGVLTGAHNEAVLRAHGATHVLGSVAELPALLDPR; encoded by the coding sequence GCACGACGGTTCGCGACGACGGAGCGGTCGAAGCCGCCTTCGCGGAGGCGCTGGAGACGGCAGGCGTGCCGGCGGACTCGCCGGAGCGCGCGGAGGTGGACGCTTACGTCCGCGACACCATGGGACAGTCCAAAATTGAGGTATTCCGCGCATTGTTCGCGGAGGACGACGTTGCCGAACAAGCGAATCTCGCGTTCGAGAAGGCGTTCGCCGCGCACGCGATCGAAGCGGCCGAGCCGCTGCCCGGTGCGGCGGAGGCGATCGACAAGCTCCAGGCACAGGGCCGCAAGGTATGCCTCAGCACCGGTTTCTCGGCCGAGACCCGCGACGCGCTCCTCGCCCGGCTCGGCTGGACCGAGGTGGCCGACCTGGTGATGTGCCCCTCGGACGCGGGCCGCGGACGGCCGTTCCCCGACCTGGTGCTGACGGCGGTGCTGCGCTTGGGAATCAGCGACGTGCGCGCGGTGGCCGTGGCGGGCGACACCGGGTTCGACATGCTGACCGGCCGCCGAGCCGGAGCTTCGGTGGTTGCCGGAGTGCTGACCGGAGCGCACAACGAAGCGGTGCTGCGCGCGCACGGCGCGACGCACGTGCTGGGTTCGGTGGCGGAGTTGCCTGCGCTGCTGGACCCTCGCTGA